The genome window ATTGCCTTGAAAAAGACCCCTGGGAATATGAACGACTCTTCAGAGACCTGACCATAAAGGTAAGCCGTTTTTTCAGAAACAGGGCTGTTTTTGAAATATTGTCCGATAAGATATTCCCGGATATAATGAGCGCAAAAGAAAGTGAAAACGACAGCACGATCCGCATATGGTGCGCAGGATGCAGCTTTGGTGAAGAGGTATATTCTGTTGCCATAACGCTTGTAGAATACTTAAAAAAACGCGGTAAGAAGATAGATGATTACAGCATCTCCATCTTCGGCACCGACATAGACGACAAAGCCCTGGAAAAAGCGAGAGCAGGGGTGTATGGCGATGAGGCTGTGAGAGCGATAAACAAGGAAATTCTAAACAGTTACTTTGTTTTCTCAACGGCAACCGGCCTCACGCCTCTAAGCAGGCTTACATCTTATCACCCCGCCTATCTGTTGATTGACTCCATAAAAAACATGGTAAGTTTCAGCGAGCATGACCTTACGTCAAAAAGAAAGATGTCCCCGCCCGCAGGAATCGTGGCCAATTATGACCTGATACTCTGCCGTAACCTTCTGATCTATTTTTCCGTACCTTTGCAGAAAAGGGCATTTTCAAATCTCTTCAACTCATTGAATCCAGGCGGTTATATAATCCTTGGCAAGTCGGAATCACTTCCTGAATACCTTAAACCCTTTCTTGTCACACAAAATTCACACCACAGGGTCTATAAGAAGAGATGGTTGAGTGGGGAAATGGTCGAGTGATTATTTGTCATTGGACTGTTCCATGAGCAATTTTTTATAGACAAAAACAATTAAAATAATTATGATATATAAGTTATATCTCAAGTTTCGCACC of Anaerolineae bacterium contains these proteins:
- a CDS encoding protein-glutamate O-methyltransferase CheR, coding for MSLELIFKGLLARRDIDFSRYREGTIKRRLARRMAATGCDNYNDYFDCLEKDPWEYERLFRDLTIKVSRFFRNRAVFEILSDKIFPDIMSAKESENDSTIRIWCAGCSFGEEVYSVAITLVEYLKKRGKKIDDYSISIFGTDIDDKALEKARAGVYGDEAVRAINKEILNSYFVFSTATGLTPLSRLTSYHPAYLLIDSIKNMVSFSEHDLTSKRKMSPPAGIVANYDLILCRNLLIYFSVPLQKRAFSNLFNSLNPGGYIILGKSESLPEYLKPFLVTQNSHHRVYKKRWLSGEMVE